The DNA region GGACGTTTTTTTTGAGGAGAATCTCTTCCGCCGCCACCGTGGTGGGACCGTTGGCTCCTTCTGCTACAATCCTCGCTTTTATCAAGGGTGCATTTTCTTCGGTGATCTGATCTTCGAGAGCGGCCGGTATTAAAATGTCACACTCGAGCTCGAGGGCTTCAGCACTCTTTGGTACATTCGTTGCCTCTGGAAAGTTGAAAATCGACCCAGTTTCTTTCCGGTGCTTCACCACATCATCGATATCCATACCTTTTGGATTGTAGATGGCCCCCTCGGATACGGCTATTCCGACGATAAGGGATCCCTCTTCCTGGCTAAACTTTGCGGCGAAATACGCCACGTTTCCCAAGCCCTGTACCACGATTGTCTTCCCTTCCAAACCTGTGGATAGTCCCAGGCTCTTCATATCCTCTTTGTAACTACACGCTTCGCGAAGACCTAGGAACACCCCCCGGCCGGTCGCTTCCTCCCTTCCCCGAATTCCTCCTTGGGTGACAGGTTTACCGGTCACGCAAGCTAGCGCATCGATCTGTCCGGGGTTGAAGGCAATGTAGGTATCGGCAATCCACGCCATCTCTCTGGGTCCGGTCCCATAGTCTGGGGCGGGCACATCCACTCCCGGACCGATGAAATTCTTCTTGATGAGCTCGGCCGTGTAACGCCGAGTGATTCGTTCCACCTCCTGGGTTGTGTACTTTTTGGGATTGATCTTCACTGCCCCCTTCGCCCCACCAAATGGGACATCCACAATCGCACACTT from Candidatus Methylomirabilota bacterium includes:
- a CDS encoding Glu/Leu/Phe/Val dehydrogenase, which codes for MGNPKAHLSFFENVSLNFDKAAAFTSHPKGLLDQIKACNSIYAFKFPIQSQRGYEVISGWRVEHSHHKLPVKGGIRYSAQVNEDEVKALAALMTYKCAIVDVPFGGAKGAVKINPKKYTTQEVERITRRYTAELIKKNFIGPGVDVPAPDYGTGPREMAWIADTYIAFNPGQIDALACVTGKPVTQGGIRGREEATGRGVFLGLREACSYKEDMKSLGLSTGLEGKTIVVQGLGNVAYFAAKFSQEEGSLIVGIAVSEGAIYNPKGMDIDDVVKHRKETGSIFNFPEATNVPKSAEALELECDILIPAALEDQITEENAPLIKARIVAEGANGPTTVAAEEILLKKNVLVIPDIYVNAGGVTVSYFEWLKDISHVRFGRVGKRFEQAAYGRMLRAVETATGKSFSETERQAIARGADEIDLVNSGLEETMIVAYDRIREIWKKDPKIPTLRTAAFISAINKIATCYFELGIFP